The Bombus vancouverensis nearcticus chromosome 3, iyBomVanc1_principal, whole genome shotgun sequence genomic sequence TAGGAAAAATTTACTACCTTTTGACCATGAAGAAACGTACTTCAATATACATGGATGTCTATATAACATTAGATTCTGAAACATAAGTATACTATTGTTACACACATCCATTTTTTAATTAGCTAAAATAATATaactaaaaagaaaattaaggaTGATTGATACATGCACATGTGACACTTTACAATATGTAAGGTAATTAATGAATCAATGTTAACCTTTGCAGCTTTCTCTAAAGGCGATGGATTTCCAAAATTTGCATTATAATGTAAAGATGGCTCACTGACAAACACTGAAATCCTTTGTGCATTGTATCCATTCACACAGGCCATATAATGCGTCCAAAAATCAGTTATTTCCACAGGTTTTTCGTCAATTTTCAGCCCATTAAGGGCACTTTTTTCATTCCCCATTAATTTTACTggtttaaaaaaaagaagaaatttatgTATAAATACAATAATGATCAAAAGCaacaatatattttttgttatgAAAAATCCTCGTAAAAAATTACCTTACGTCTCAATTTCATTCTACTTTAACCACATCACTATGACGAATTATATACATCGTATGTTCAACTACCTCTTCGGTATTTCTCTGATACGAGATATgatatacgatatacatatgATAGACAACGAAAAAGTGTTTCTGTTGTATTAGAccgatatatatttttattactaatttaatttttattaattattttttgcaTCAAAGTCTGTATTTAAAAGtacgaaatatattaaatatttttacttgtgtgtgtataattaaattattaagaatgGGAGAAAAAATGATATCTGAAACGTTTTACTTTTAAAGATATAGAAATAGGTTCATATTAGTCGTAAGACAGTGCAAATACTGCAAAGTACTACGATTATAAATCAAGAATAACGCTTTATCAgtattcattttattttcatgttgtaattatttatataagtttgaattattcagatatttatataagttaaattttaattgtaaataGATGAAATCATAGATATTTTATAACTTAAAGCTGGCTACAAGGGTCCGTCATATTATTATGTTACATTTTTAAGATTTACAAAGAGCAATTTATCGcactatttaatttcattattttcgcagCATACAATCAGTAACGTAATTTTGCAGCATTTAAAAACAACATTTAGTTTTAAAATGAAACATACAGAGATACATGTACACATAAaccgaaaaaataattattatcaatatcACGTTCATACATACGTTTTAACATTTTGCCGCTATCTACTTGCATACATTCCATACATACACGGAGTGCTTACTCATCTTTTCCAATGCATACGTAGCATTTCCAGATTCTACATCAgtagtaaataattaaaaatatttgtagtcaAAACAGCACATATTTTTCGCTACTATTAAAGGTATCGGTATATTACACGATTATGATaaattgttcattattattatttgattacATTGTAATCGACAGACCCTTGCGCCTGCAtcttatttgttatatttttcatatacaaTCCAGAAGATCACATCGCACATAAGCGACAATAGGCAAATGGataaatcaattatacgttaagtctttgaaatatttcaagataCTTTCACACAACCGGTTTCTGTACTTCTGCGCCGTATTACTTACATGTCCTTCGATTTCTTCATCCATGTGTTGTCAGCCGCTAAATATTCACTTGTAaggataatattatttaataatatatgtgTGAAAGTAATGATGTCTATATCGTTAGTGATGATGTTGACTAAGGGTAATAATATCAATGACAATGATAATGACAATCGATTATGATTATAAAGGTACGCTCTATTATACTAATTGAGAGTATCGTAAAATTGGTATATCAAATTTATAACAATGATTAGAATGATAATGATGACAACAACGACGATGACAACGACGACGGTTAGTGGTAGTATTTTTAAGTAATATTGGTATCATTAATAAAAGATAATGAAATGTAATGAAATATCATGAAAATTATAGCTAAATATCGGAAAATGGTATATGttataatgaatataaaatGTGGTATATGTATTAAGAAATATGAAGCAATACTACTGGAagaatattattgtaatattaaaCGCTGTAGTAACATCAGTAACAGTATTAAGAACAATAACTAATTGTATGTTAATGTTACAATCCATAATGCTATACTATTATAATAATCACATAAACAAAGAGCTGTTGTTACTATTACTTCTACTACTGTTACTATTGGCACTACTACTATTAGTACTATTACTGATATTAAAAGCTATTAGTTACAATGcgtaataacaatgaatgaAATAATAGAAAACTGATTTATTTGACTAATTATTCTTGAAGCCATAATAATCACTTGCgatattattcaaaattatccgagaaaatacaaatttatttatggCAGTAAGTCAAAGGCACCGGTGTTTCAACTATTTTTCAAGCGCGTGCTTTCACGCTATTGTTCATACATTTACAGTTATGATTATTAAACTTTTTACGGAGATACTCATATGAAAAAGAGTAAATTAATTAAGCGAtagcaatatttttttattaaacgtatttcagaaaaattaaaattgttattGATTTGTACTCTCATCTTTCTTATAGAATTATGGAAGAAACTTTAGTAAGAATTTATGTAACTTTTATACGAAATGACGATAAGATTGGCAGTGTATATTTTAACAATTCCATAAATCATATTTAATTAAACGAGTAATCGTCGCtccaaaaaaattaataaaatttgtctcttttatatactattatttattttaaaaaattttgcataatattaataatacaacATTATCGTCATAACGGGGATGTAGAATGGTAGTAATGATGATGATTTCAACGACGATGACGGGCAACGATGGCATTGATAATGAAATGATGATAACGAAGGCAGCAGCAGAAACGATGTCAGCCATATATTACAGCTAataatagtaattattattatgataGTAATgctgatgataataataataataacaacaataatggTAGGAATAGTAATAgtagcaacagcagcagcagtagtagtagtggtgttggtagcagtagtagtagaaGCAGCAAGAATAGCAGTAGTAAACTCTGTAATGTTTTTTTTTGCTATAATAGTATGGATTAgtgataatgtaataataagtaataagtaataataataataatgatgacaataataataataataataataataatagcagcgGTAATAGTAACAACGACGGCGATGGTGAtgatcatatattatatatgttgtAATATAGTAATACAATAgaaataatgatgatgataatgatgacaatagtattacaaataaaataaaattaaaataaaataataattattatcgtaTTATTGTAGTGCTAGAACCGCAACGAAAGCAAGGAGTATACAATTCTTCTACACATGTACGTTGCGACAGACAATGCTGCAACCTATTGGAATATTACTATACACGAAAAATCGAGCGCATTTcgaatttctgtaagcaataCTCCTCGtatcatttatttttctaataatcGATACTCTTTTTGAGAGTGGTTAGGTCATGATAATATATTCAGTACTATAAACGATTGTTGCACTATTTATTTTTCACAAGCTTCACCATGACCTCACAGTATATCAATAAACGATTAATGTACACGAATTTCTTTAATTGTCATATTGGGGAACGTCATGCAAATTCGTACGATCATCGCATGTATATACTTTCTTGTTTTAATTTCGATATACACAACAACAGTCTTCTTTATCGatttgttcttttttcattttagtgATACTCTACAAATAATAGCGACGATCGTGTAATATCTTTGTCGAACTACGTTTCACAAAAATCTGATTTTAATATTATCGTATACCACAGACCGCCGTCGTGTCCATATACAGAAACATAAGTCTTGTGCACATCTTTTTTATCTTCACAGTTGATAATGTAATTAATTGATTCGGATGATCGATTGACATCGAGTGAATATACGTTGTGCGCGTCAGTCTAATCATTTaacttcttttatttatttatttatttattttttaactgaaCAACGTGTTAATGTCCCTGATGTTGAAAGACGTAATTTACAGGGACTTTTTCAGATGATAATTATCCTCGATGGTATCGATCAGGTTTCACTTTACTTCGGGTATTTGTCTTACATCCCCGACATTGCTGCCGTCTTActatttgcaatattttttcGAACAGAAAGGAATGTTCGATAAAAGCGATTTGTTTGTTGAGAATTCATGAAAGGTAAAACATTTATGATTGTTAATTCGGAGAAGCATTGGTATGTATAACAACAATATCATCTATCGTTTTCCTTCTTTGATACATCATGATTAAATTATTCTAACTAGACATGGccaaattattaattacgaaTTCTAAGCTCGCAAGCCGCTTTAAATCGACAAATATAATATCAGTTGGAGTTCATATCGCTCCACACGTATGACAAGTTAATCATTATCATTTACCTTTCGATCGATGTCGCACCATTATATATGATCgcaaattgcattttcaaaatGTAGATCGAATGTTCTTTGTCACAATTCACTCGTTTTGTTGATTAACTTCTTCCTTATTGTCATTGTCTTGTGAATTTACGTTTGTTTTAGCGCCTCCTTGCTGAGCACCAGAACTACCATCGTTGATTTTATCATTGTGCGAATCTGCCTTTTCATTTGTGTCCATTTTAACGTTtcctaaaaggaaaaaataaaacaatataagaattagcttaaattttttaattttatgataCTACAACAGTTGTTTATATTAGCattattatgatataataaatgCGAACCTTGGGTAGAATAGTATTGTTGTTGCATCTTCATATTtcgttgctgttgttgctgttgatGCAGATTCGGTCTGTGGCGGTTTATTTGAacttgttgctgctgctgttgcgaCGGCATGCAATTaggttgttgttgctgttgttgcgtAGGATTATTCGGATTTGGACCCGGTGTAAATGGAACAACTGGTCTCTGAATGGGCGGTGGATATCTTTGTTGCGATGGTTGAATTCCAGCACGTGGTGGCATGCCCATGCCACGAATATTTTGTTGTAAAATCTATAATAATTTCATCATTAtcaatcttttctttttaatttaatattctatatattacaattttatcaattGTCCGTTGTAAATAATAGTTACTTGTTATTGtcaattttatcaaaaaattaattaccTATTTCCTACTATTGTTATCTCATctctataattattatttattgttcttcTAACTTACAATTTGCTTCAGCAGACTGAAAGACTTAATTATAAATGTAAGAACATAGCAAATACAGTTTGTTATTGATGATCTAAGCGTAATGACTTACCAAAGTTGACTGACTAACACCTTGATACTGTTGATATTTGTGATGTTGTGTTGGACTAGGTTGTGGTTGTTGAGATGAAGATTGTTGCTTACAGTTTCTTGATTTCGGAGATGGAATTTGTGGTGCTGCAAAGTTTTCTTGGCATTATATAGATTCCAAAGAACGCCataacaatttaataaaaagtaatttaatttactaGAACTGAAAACTGATGCAAGCACATCTTGCTGATTCCCCGACGGACTCTTTAATTGTCTAGGTTGTTCTTGTGGTTGATGTTTGCTAAGAAAAGTAGGGCCTGTGTTTGCTGGTCCAGGTAGTCCTCCTGTCGGATTACGAAACTGCTGAGCTGCTGCAGCAATCTGTAACCCCGAACTAGATAAGAAACCTGAGCTGAAGTTTTGGAGTCCAACAGGAGCAGCACTGCCAGTTGCCAAACTTTGGCTGTGCTGACCAAATCCCTGAAGTCCATAATGAGTACCAGTTTGCTGTGTAGCCCCCCCTGGCTGATAAAAACCTGTTTGCGATCCGGGAAATACatctaaaataaatagaaatatcaaagaatcataaatgaaaatataataatgatagTTTATTTTAGGAATTATCAATACGTATACATTTCATTACTTACCAGCCGAAGTTGCGCTATAATAACTATTAGCCGAGGCTTGTACGTTCGGACCGGGTCTCTGTACCAATTGGGAATTGCCCATGTAACTCCCACTCACTCCAAGTACTTGATTTGGATCATATGGTATGTACgttaactaaaaaaaaaaaaagaaaaaaaagaaaaaaaaaagaaaaaaaaagatatacgCATCTTGCAAATAATCTGATAAATAACTTCGTGCAGGAAATTAAATAAGTATTAACCATATGTCGTTAAACTAAACTAAGACGTACTGGGTTTGGTTGAGGAGCAGACGGTGCTTGAAAATGAGGAGCTTTAGTTCCGATAGCTCCAATTGGTTGAGAGGATGGCTTCACACTGGCTGACAtcaaagaatttgaagaagagCTAATAAGAACTGTATTTGGATTATTACTAAGCTGCTGATTTTGTCCAAATGGCGGAGCAGCAGCTGCGGTCTGCGAAAAGTGAACGttcttgtattttattatattatatatacatatgttcaaTGAGATATTCAACAAATTTTAACCACGTGTATACCCAATAACTAACATGCATAGTACGTTTGTTTCGTTCTCAATAATTAACACAAAGCTTGTGCATGATATTCGGTTCAAGCTTTTAAATTCGACTTAGTTAGTTTACTAATATACTAAACTTTTAAACAGAAAATATCCTCATATGCATATAGTAATAATAGAGTATCTAAGTGATTaacaaaataaaacgaaacaaatctttattgcatatgttattttttttattcagaGTAAGTTCAACATATGAATCAAGTTGATCAAATAATACCTCACAGAACATCCTGTATATATATTCTTGTATCAAATTAATTTCAGCATCGAATAAtcgttccttttctttctttattatttattcacaTAGCAACGCATTGCGATAGAGAACGATATTTGATATGTGATTTGTAGTTGCTGAAACGATTTTCTCGAATGCGAAACGGGGTACGTTACACAGGGCAATTACTTACGATCCGGTACTGTGAAAGATTGTTTTGATACATGTCCGGAGTTGGCGCATTCGGTGCATGCGGTGGCGGAGGTGGGGGTTGTTGCAGATAAACGTTCTGTTGACTGAACGAATTTTGAAGAGATGGCGCATATGGTGGATACTGTGTGAAAGGAGATCGGCTCTGGTCTAACTGAAACGCTCCATAAAGACCACCTGCTTGAGCTGGAAGTTGACCGGAGCCAGTGTTAAATAACACGGCTGGCGGAGAAGGTATAGCAGACATGCTACCATATTGCGCAGCTTGAGATCCTGGATATTGGGGAAActcctgaaaaataaaataatgatagtaatagaacaaaataGAACTGCACATTAAGCACAATCCTaagttacaaaatttatatCCTATAGCCTATGACAGATTCTGCAATAATGCGAAATACGAAACATGAAAAGTATAGGCAAGCATTTCCAAAATAATTTATCACCTGGTAATTAATATGAGAAGGTTGTCCTGTGGAATTGAATGGAGGTGGGCTCAATGGTCCTTGGAGACTGACAGGAGGATGCCCTATAGGACTTTGACCTGCTCCAATAGGACTTGGCCCTGGAACCGTCGAACCAGACTGACCACTGCTGCTGCCCGAGGATTGTTGCTGCGGCTTCACCTGCGGGGGAACCAGCTGCGCATCAGGCAAAGAGTCAGCATCTTCCCACAGGGGACATGGTGTTTCGTTATTTTTAGTTTTCTATTTACATCACTATCAACTGCCGTTCTAATCGATGCTGACGGAATAATGCGAATTTTGGGAAAcgattttctcttctttttctaaaTCTTCTTCTGAATTCTGGTGAAAATAGTTAGGTTCATCGCTAACCGCGTAAGTTTAATTAAGTGAGGAAAATCAATAATAAAGAGATTATATCCAGTAAAAGGGTATAACTGTTGAGATGATTATGATATTAATGCAACAAATAATAAAAGCAATGATAATATAGACAATAAATAATTtgagagaaaaaaatattataacaaaaatgataatgatgatgagcACGATAATATCTTAATAATACAATGGTAACGAAGGCAATTGATATGTAAAATGAGTATTTACTGATGTTAATATTTAGAAGAGATATGCCAAAACAGGAGAGAGAAAAGAATGGGgacaaaaagaaacaaaacaaaaagaatgaaaaaaaaaatgaacaaaTGACTCtctaatagaaataaaattgaaacaatGCGCGTTAGCCACTTACCTTTCTGATTTTCACCATGATAACTATTTAAGGGAATTTTCAAGTACGAGTAAAGAACGTTAAAATTGGGGTAAAGAACAGAATGAACAAACTGGAAAAAATGCATTTTACTCAAATTTATACTGAATGTCGAGTCAATTTCTAGTGATGTAATAGTTCAGATATGCATGCATGATAACATGATATAATGTTCGCGAAATGATTTCTCACCTTGCACACATTCGTTGAAGtagttatttcatttttcatgttATTTTGATTGTATTGTTGATGAGGGCTGTAACTGTCATCAACATCCGTACTTTCGAACGCTTGAGGGAAAGTATTAGCTGTATTGACGACATTACCATCCTCGTGCTCGACTACGGTTGGCATAGGTGCATTTTCCCATACTTTTTTTACCGATGCTATTTTTAAGTTAAGCTCTGCCGTAGAAGGTGAAATAGTATTTTGGCCAGTAGCCATGTGCATAGATCGGGTCATTCCTAAGCTTTTACTTTTGTCTTCGGTTAATTGAGAGAGATCTGAATCAAAGGTGAAATCTAATTTCATATCTGCGTTATCTTCGTTTTTATTAAACGAAAGAGGCATTTGAATCGGCTCttgatttttatcttttatcaaGTCACTTGGTTTATTTGAAAATGCCACAGGTAGActttgttgctgctgttgttgttgttgttgttggaTGGTGGCAGCGGTGTTACCTTCTTCTTCCAAATCTGTGCGTTTTTCAACACGTTGTTGTTGAGCTTTTATATGATTCGGAAATTTGGTTTTTACTGCTAAATCAGAAGGACCAGCCTTGGTAGTTTTAGAATAATTCGTATTCTCAAAGATTAACGTTTGCACAGGTGGTGAAGAAACATCAGAGACTGAATTTTTTTCAATCAGTTGGTCTTTCAAACTTTTTCCAGCATTTTTTTCGCCATTTGGTGAATTTCGTTGGCTACTATTACCAGAATTTGTTTGCTCATTAACTTCGTGGCTGTGAATATGACCATGTTCGCTCTGTGTAGATAAACCAGTTATCAACTGGATGTCAGTAGGAACAGCTGATGGAGAATTAGATTGTAATTGACTCGTTGTAAATGGTTTATCCCAAGCGTTTACAGATGGTGGAGGTGCAGGACCGCCGCTTGACGAATCTTTACCGAAATTATTTGATGAATTATTGATTTTAGTTGCATCGCTTGGCTCAGATGCACACatttgttgctgttgctgttgctgctgtttaGCTAGGCGCTGTTTTTGGAATCTGGGCGCAAGCTTTTGGCTTCGTAAAGTTCTATCATATTGTTTTTGTACCATATTTGCTGGTTGTGGAATGGCTTGACCAAGCAAAGGCGGTATACTTTGTATTTGTTGCAATGAAGTCGTTTGCTGTGAACCCCCATTTGCTTTCGACTTAGAACGATCGCGTTCTCTATCTTTCTCCTTTTCACGTTTCAAAGGTTTTGTCTCTTCTTTTTGGCCATGTCTAGATTCTTTTACATTCTTCTTTGAACGAACCTCTTGGAAACCATCTGAATCAACTTTATCTTCAACGATGTTAGGACTATCCTCCGTACAATTATTCGTTTCCATTTCGCAATCGATTATAGcctttttctcctttccttGGGATCTCTTATTGATATCATTGAGAGTTTGACTAACTAAATTAGGATCGCTTAACTTTATTTCATCTATACGATTCACCGTACTATCCTTGATCATTGATTTACCCGACGTTGTCGAATTGCTACCAGAAGTTTGATTTCTCGATCTTCCGTTTTGTACTTGAGCCGTTTGTATCAACGGCGGAATGCTGCTGGAATGATTTTTCTGATTGGCGAAACTGGAATTCTGTAGATTTCGTTTCTCCGCGCCAGGCGCCCGAGACGCTGTATTGGAagactttacatttttttctcgTTGTTCCCGATTGTTTCCTGTCTGTTCATTTCTACGTGAATGCACGTTTGACGCTACGACATTTTGATTACTACCCGTGCTTGCACGCGCAGAAAATTGTTTGTTACGACTGTTACGAGACTCTTTGTGATCCTCTGCGTGATCCTCGCTGTTCTCGGACGTAGTTTCCCAATCTTCATTTCCTACATCCGAAGATGTTTGCTTCGATACGTTACTACCACTGCCACGATAACGCAATTCGCGGTTATCTCTGCCCTATAATCATGGAATGGATTCAAATGTAAATTATTGCTTATTctgttaaaataatattatatagaaaTGGCTTAAATGTTTATTAAGAATACAAGAAGAAACGggggaagaaagaaaggaagaatataAAGAATGAAAAAACCGTTTACAAATTACCTAAAACTTACCCTTCTACTTCCGCTGCGAGTTCTTTTTGAGCGAGATTCCTCTTTTCTTGTAACTTGTACCTTTTGAGAAGGAACATTGCTATTTGTGTGACTTGTATCTTGTTTGTTACAAGATTGTTGAGTTTGTTGAGACTGCTGGTTTGGAGATTTGGCACGCTTTCCAGTTATTCCAGCAGTAAGTGCTTGTTGTTTTGCTATAATTTTATCGTCTATAGATTCATTCTGAGATGGTAACAGAGAATTTACCTCCTTTTCCGGAGTAGGCGTTGAAGGATTCTGTCGCAtagaattttgtttttcatcAATATTGCGCTCGGAGGAAAAAGGACTCTTACTAGATGGAGGTCCATATCCCTCCATTCGGCTGCCGGTAGCAGTTGTACTTCGAATTCGGAAACTACTTCCTCGACCGCGGCGAGAGGGTTCACCCGAAGGTGCAAAACCTTCACGACTTACTTTACTATCGTAAGTTCGTTTTTCGCTGCGTTGTGATTGAGAATAGTCGGCCCGTTTTTCATCTCGACCAGACACTATTACTTCACGACTGCGTTCTTCTTTTTCTGCTTTTTGACTAGGTTTTGGTGATCTAGCcgatttcttctcttctttgcCAGACTCTGTTGAGCCAGACACTTCATCAGCGCTATTTTCCGAATCCGTATGTCCATATGAACCACTTCTAGCAGAAGCAGGTCTAGTGGCGGCTCTAGGTCCACCTCTTCGTCCTCTTGTTTCTGGACCACGCCAACCTCGTGCATACACGCTATAGGTGCTGCCCCATTGACGTCCACCTCGAGAATCACGCACTCTGGAATTTGATCCGCCACTGCTAGTTCTATTCCGAATATTTTTTTCTCGTTTATCTTCCTTCACCTGTTGTTCCACCGCTTCATCTTCATTCAACgtgtcttctcttttttctaaaCTTAACTTCTCGAAATTTTGCTTCAAATCCTCCGAATCCTTGTCGTTCTTAATAGGTTCTGaagttttttcttcttccttttcgaaCGTCGGAGAAACAGCATCCGCCCAGGCTTTTGGCGAGTTATCACCTCTTTCCATTACTCGATTGTTTTCATTAACTCGATCGACCTTTCTATTCCAAACATCCATTTCCTTCTTCGCTTCTATAGTCGACGATGATTCTTTCGTCTGATCTTTTTTATCTTGATCGGAACTTGCTCGCTTTAATTGAGTTAGATTACGCTTTTCGTTTTTCAACTCGTCTGCTTCGATTCTTTCTTTAGTTACCGGTCCTAGCGGTTGCCTTCGT encodes the following:
- the nocte gene encoding no circadian temperature entrainment isoform X1, producing the protein MSTLSGLVSKGEKGKSKFQSLDINSLYRVSRGESLEQHQQKNTLPRKHGMQSLGKVPSARRPPANLPSLKSEHSSNDPAVSLVPSGGSGWATTKESTTTTTATTTTTVTASDTSTANSSSAQCVTGTITTSLHPLLPGQQNTSQSSYSSDVNNKSSWSAIMSRSGDGTVSGGQQQSQQQQQQQQQQTASRELSAQYGPGPSLRPQTEGSWIQGGSRTGSGAGIATTGPGSGSSGVQAPPLNITGSGGHTDISAGGRQNLVQSPNMGMGQGGPHNTSNSQNAVSSNSHQAGPNLHHYRGLIPPFMYRGNFSGGFPSQFPANTSSGAPRPRFNYPSERFPPPPVRQQERERVPDEEIITRPIIKEEDLTRMDDISRDAGWAAHDDIDYNQKLAFSDDEPDPEPSKKDERKDNKEEKIEENSTDDKEKTRDNRDNRETHDNRDSKESRDQATHRSWTQNTLSRDYRGSNGSGSYSGQSQLHSVHSLRGVEDDEAWNERRRLKVVEVASAVERARQRKEEEEKRYQESTRQAAAKKLQDLEQKLKEKQANESKGLISVPPVPIPVPEWERERENRERENRERERSEGKDEKSLNRELRETRDGPKDNRDSRDQLISDFRQGDRQSFTRQDSIRSDRDRERDRDRDQRDTRDRELHASSSRYYKTNLPPRFQKQQAEKINAGLNRVFPNTERSTTQSVPFSQQYDPGRWVHSHSSLIDNNLKASSSHGASQRRSRTDSDISTSMDDDRPPSRDYRGSLLRDDRYRHSSHRPYDTRKSGGYYDEYTRSCRDHDYDDRHSRDSWERERYFDDTKDRDSKDSIESRDNRETRDIRDNRTTRDTRDAREIRERDNKDKKDYDNYIKDPFDDRNRERDRERDRERDRERDRERDRDRERERERERDRDQRERSESTEWREERIIQDRMIDNRRDIQREERMERNERPQRPDSRDSRASRESKTSLRDDDSHKLRDCSSWVNEVVDYEENKRDVYHEDIRERERERERRQPLGPVTKERIEADELKNEKRNLTQLKRASSDQDKKDQTKESSSTIEAKKEMDVWNRKVDRVNENNRVMERGDNSPKAWADAVSPTFEKEEEKTSEPIKNDKDSEDLKQNFEKLSLEKREDTLNEDEAVEQQVKEDKREKNIRNRTSSGGSNSRVRDSRGGRQWGSTYSVYARGWRGPETRGRRGGPRAATRPASARSGSYGHTDSENSADEVSGSTESGKEEKKSARSPKPSQKAEKEERSREVIVSGRDEKRADYSQSQRSEKRTYDSKVSREGFAPSGEPSRRGRGSSFRIRSTTATGSRMEGYGPPSSKSPFSSERNIDEKQNSMRQNPSTPTPEKEVNSLLPSQNESIDDKIIAKQQALTAGITGKRAKSPNQQSQQTQQSCNKQDTSHTNSNVPSQKVQVTRKEESRSKRTRSGSRRGRDNRELRYRGSGSNVSKQTSSDVGNEDWETTSENSEDHAEDHKESRNSRNKQFSARASTGSNQNVVASNVHSRRNEQTGNNREQREKNVKSSNTASRAPGAEKRNLQNSSFANQKNHSSSIPPLIQTAQVQNGRSRNQTSGSNSTTSGKSMIKDSTVNRIDEIKLSDPNLVSQTLNDINKRSQGKEKKAIIDCEMETNNCTEDSPNIVEDKVDSDGFQEVRSKKNVKESRHGQKEETKPLKREKEKDRERDRSKSKANGGSQQTTSLQQIQSIPPLLGQAIPQPANMVQKQYDRTLRSQKLAPRFQKQRLAKQQQQQQQQMCASEPSDATKINNSSNNFGKDSSSGGPAPPPSVNAWDKPFTTSQLQSNSPSAVPTDIQLITGLSTQSEHGHIHSHEVNEQTNSGNSSQRNSPNGEKNAGKSLKDQLIEKNSVSDVSSPPVQTLIFENTNYSKTTKAGPSDLAVKTKFPNHIKAQQQRVEKRTDLEEEGNTAATIQQQQQQQQQQSLPVAFSNKPSDLIKDKNQEPIQMPLSFNKNEDNADMKLDFTFDSDLSQLTEDKSKSLGMTRSMHMATGQNTISPSTAELNLKIASVKKVWENAPMPTVVEHEDGNVVNTANTFPQAFESTDVDDSYSPHQQYNQNNMKNEITTSTNVCKLVPPQVKPQQQSSGSSSGQSGSTVPGPSPIGAGQSPIGHPPVSLQGPLSPPPFNSTGQPSHINYQEFPQYPGSQAAQYGSMSAIPSPPAVLFNTGSGQLPAQAGGLYGAFQLDQSRSPFTQYPPYAPSLQNSFSQQNVYLQQPPPPPPHAPNAPTPDMYQNNLSQYRITAAAAPPFGQNQQLSNNPNTVLISSSSNSLMSASVKPSSQPIGAIGTKAPHFQAPSAPQPNPLTYIPYDPNQVLGVSGSYMGNSQLVQRPGPNVQASANSYYSATSADVFPGSQTGFYQPGGATQQTGTHYGLQGFGQHSQSLATGSAAPVGLQNFSSGFLSSSGLQIAAAAQQFRNPTGGLPGPANTGPTFLSKHQPQEQPRQLKSPSGNQQDVLASVFSSTPQIPSPKSRNCKQQSSSQQPQPSPTQHHKYQQYQGVSQSTLILQQNIRGMGMPPRAGIQPSQQRYPPPIQRPVVPFTPGPNPNNPTQQQQQQPNCMPSQQQQQQVQINRHRPNLHQQQQQQRNMKMQQQYYSTQGNVKMDTNEKADSHNDKINDGSSGAQQGGAKTNVNSQDNDNKEEVNQQNE